The window TACATAGATGATATAAAGTGGTGCGATCGCAGTCGGTAGGATGAGGCGAGCCCCCTGATGCAGACGTAATCAAAGCCTAGGGCTTAACGTTAACTCTGTTTTCCTAAAACTGCCACCACGATAGGTAACAGTAAGGATAGAGAGACTGAATACTGTGACTAGATCACCATGCTCTCAGCAGAAGGTCAATTGGTGGGCTACCCCTCATGTCCTTGATGATGCCCTTGATGCCCTGTGCTTTTTAGCCAGGATAAAAACTTAAAATATTTGTTACTTTTCCAAGAAGTTAGGGCTGATCACACCTCTAGAGGCATGGTCAGCCCACAGACGCTTACTTATACAGTTCGGTGGATAGGCGGAATGCCAAGATCCCTGGTACAAGCGCAATCGCTAAAGCTACAAAGATTTGAGTATCTGATAGTCCCATCGATGAAAACTCCCTATTGATAAACAATTCCGAAACAAACGCTTCGGTCATCATCGTACTTCTGCCCTACTATACCAAAGTCGTTCTGC is drawn from Candidatus Obscuribacterales bacterium and contains these coding sequences:
- the psaM gene encoding photosystem I reaction center subunit XII codes for the protein MMTEAFVSELFINREFSSMGLSDTQIFVALAIALVPGILAFRLSTELYK